Genomic segment of Pangasianodon hypophthalmus isolate fPanHyp1 chromosome 22, fPanHyp1.pri, whole genome shotgun sequence:
TGGGAGGATCAGTAGAGGAGAATGGATAAGTTTATTGAATTAATAAATccatcattgtttttttcccctcaggcTCAGATGaaggcggaggaggaggagagactgaggcaggaggaggaagagaagcaCGTAGCGGCggaaaggaggagggaggagaggagacagaagaaggaggtgtgtgtgtgtgtgtgtgtgtgtgtgcgcgtgtgtgttctTAACTTGTCTTAGACAAGGGCATATTGGTTCTTTTATAGCACATATTTTTATGATGAAAACATTCAATTAAAAGCtacataaatatgtattttgcaATCAGCAGCTGTAGTTTTATACCCCTGGGGCTTGTACCGTCTCCCGGCCTATAAAAACAAAGGAGGCAATATACACTTAACATAACGAAGCTCTTCTACAGGTCAAATTATGGAGTTTGTATTATTTAAGCAAGACAGATCACTTCATTTATTTGACACCTGTGTAAGTATTCACTGATCAttaatgcttttctgctgctgATGTTCTGTAGCTCTTATACatgctaaaataatattatttaaaaaaaaaaaaaaaagtcctaagAACAGCAGGTCTGCCTGCAGCGTATCACCAGGGCTGCCAGGTCTGCGTGACAAAAGTAACAACAAAAATCTGCTCCTTTATACTTTATACGCTGCTTCCAACAGTGCGACTTGACATTGCCAAATCGgctgaaatatttacacattcacatcatgcaacacatttttttagtGACACAGCAATACTACAAATACACAGCTTCCCTGTTTCACCAAGGTTCTGTTCtcagatacatacatacatacatacatacagaacaatgtaaataaataaaaaataagctaGGAAAATGTTTCAACCTGTTCACTAGCATACAGTAGAATTCATTCATACTCCAGCAGTACATTATCGTTTGTaagacatttgcatttattgtaCTTAATCCTATTGACACACCCATTAATTAACTACACTGTAATAATACCTATCAATgagctttattatttattatatacttaaTCCAGCATTCCGTATCGAAATGTCAAACTTAAAAGCGAAGATAAAAACGATTCCGCCGCAGCAGCAGTATCACAATTCTGTAGAACGATTATCAAGAAcatgtttccctgtactgagaaaagaacagataaAACTTAAAGGCAGTTGTTGCATAATTTATCTTTTGAGAGATTACATTTTCAGGGGAAAGAATTTGTGgtcagtgtagtgtagtgtagttgtgtgGGTCTGATCTCACAGTGTATACTAATAAAACACTGGGACAGTATAAGTGATAAAACACACCAGAGCGTGCtggtgtaggaaaataatcaacaacagggtggtatGATGCAACCTGAtgcaaataacagcacatcccaaagtgttttattccccttataccccAGCAAATTGTCAACTAACACCACATacttttttatcaatttatagttgcatttaatgttgcatttaaagaacatctacaaaacaagttaattcctgttatcacttatacttacattatagcagctataaattcTCTGATAGGACAGAACaattacacaaattacacaTCCCTCTGGGGTggaaatcttaaagttacagcttgagctttgactgttagaaagccttccataaatgttaaatgaacgtctccttatagaaagccTCGCTATATCAACAAtgctaattttcttttaaataacaacatgtttattattagccttagattgcGTGCAGCATCAGCcttacaagtccttgtgaaagAGTTGCGACTccagaaatgataatgttttaGAACGAGTGCGCTGATATAAAATGGTGATTTgcacctgcactactgtcagagctgctgttatagaaaattaatcagcagcttctgaccaatcagaataaattTGTGTCTGAGGTAatcaaacaaacatacacaacagaTGTGGTGGATGTAAAttagggaagaaaaaaacaacaacactggaGTATTTTAATAGCCAATCTGTTTTCTCTTGGAGGGTTTGCCTCAGAATATAACGCTTTGTAAATGATGAACTATGCTTTGTGCTCCAGCTGCttaaaatttgtgtgtgtgtgtgtgtgtgtgtttagagggaGATGGAGAAGCAGAGGAGAACAGAGCTGGAGCAGAAGTTGTTAAAGCAGGCAGGAGAGCACTACCGCCGTTCCCTGCTGCTGCACAGAGGAATAACACCATGGAAGCGGCTGGTGGAGCAGAGCCAAGCCAATGctcaggttaacacacacacgcacacacacacacacaccctagtgGGTTGACAGTCATTCGCAGCCTCACATATCCTCACACCCACATTCTGCACAAAGCCCAGCTGCTGCCTTTCACACAGCGCTGCGTTCAGCCCTCTGCTTTACTGATGTTCCCACCATACCGGGGTTTTACACCTGTTCATACGTTTATCAAGATGGACGAGCAGAGACAGGATATTGAGCCCGTGGCtgggggagaaaatggggaggAGAGAGAAGTATACTCCAAACCCTATTAGTCACAAAAGCTGCAAGAGGTGTCAGCCAACCAGATGGCCGGTGCAGTCTAAAAACACGGATGTCCATTGATGCATAGACTCATTACACACTAGTTTGGCAGGCTTGACATTCTttctctgctgtgtgtgaagcACAGCATCGCACCTTTCCAAAACCTAGCCACAGAAATCCATCGAGGCTCGTCGTCCTCCCAGAGAACCTCGATGCACACAGAGCCGTTCATCCCTCCCACTAAGGGCGAGACACTTCTCAGGCGTTCCCGTACACACACGGCATATGGAATGGCAGTGATTTTGCCAACCGCACCATCTGAAGCAATCCGGCTGTGATGGTAATTATGTTAATGTCTCATTTTTTACCTCCACTAGAAAGCTGTGGCGCATCACACACAGGTTCTACAAAGACGCTGCCTTCTGTTTTGGCTACACACAACAGACGAGGCACTGGCGGAGAAAAAGAGCCGTGCAGACCATCTATACGAGTGCATTCTGCTCCGGCGAGCCCTATACAGCTGGAAAATGGTAAACAAGTAGAATTTGTAGCTATAGCCCATTTGTTAAGCTACAGTTAGCTCCATTTTCAGCTTTTCAGATGCAGCAACGTGTTTTAGAGAGTCGATTTCAGCAGTCTACGTTATCTGTACCATTATTGCATCTATGCTTATTAATCCCCCTGTGTTTACTCAGTTTAAGCACCTGCAGTCTCACCTGGAGGTGCGAGCTGAGCACTTCTACATGACTCAGACTCAGAGGAAGGTCTTCAAGGTACTGCTAGATCACGCAATCCACCAGAGACTGGAGGCCTGGGACAGAGAGCAGCAGGCTGACGAGCACAGTGCCAGGTCAGCAAACTAACCATGACAAAATGCAAGCCTTTTAGTGAGGTTTACAAGCTGActtggtgttgtgtgtgtttcaggcgcGTGGTGAGCAGATGTTTCGCTGCTTGGCGGCGTCTGCCGGAGGCGCTGCAGGAggaaagagagcgagaggagCGGAGAGAGCAGCTCCGACGCAAAGTGGCTGAGATCCTCCCGGACTTCCGATCCTCACCGCTGGACGCCATATGGAGCCCGGCGTCGCACATCTAACAAAATCAAGACCCCACCATTCCCATTTCTTGAAAAATAATTGGCTGGAATtcatgaagaataaaaaaatgatcttttcaaaaacttttattttttttcttttgtgagtCACAATCAATTAGAGCAGCTTGTCACTGATGCATCATGGTACACAGATCAGAACAAACACTGCTTGGGTAAAACAGACAAAACCTGTGTTCTTCtgtgaagttgtttttttgcttgtgtgtgttttttaacaaGGCGTTAAAATGAGATGAAACTCCATATGTTCATTCTGACCTGATTTCTTAAACACTGCAACTTGACTATCAGTTTAACACATATATTAAAGACCCATCTCCATTTGAGGAGTATAAAAACACAAGACACGCACACAGCGTCCTCTGACAACATCTGTCGGACGTTATTGCACATTCACTGCGACGCCGTCGGTGTTTTATAGCCGGATGGAATTCTGGACAAGAATGCATTGTGGTGCTGTCTccgttttttttctcccatgtcCCAGCAAGGCACTAAATCAAGCTAGATCATGAAATGATGTCTACACAACACTACTTTACATTCTGGGCAGAggagacagacacacagcagctctgaaagttaTGGTCTCAGGGCGTACTTTATATGGCTTAGGACTCACAGATGTTGGGTCTGGTGAACAGTCTTGTACCCAGACTCCTTCACTGCTGAGGTGCACTGATGAGGCATTGTGATTTGGTTATAGCCAgatgaaatataatatactgCTGCCACCTAGTGGACAAAAACATAACTAAAACCTTTCTGCCACGCAGTTGAaaccagaaaaataaaattttgggCCTGTGGTGTATCTGCACGTGCTTAACACTTCAGTCTGACAGCTTTTCATGACTTCCACACTTCTTTAAGGCCAGACATTAAGCAGACGTCTACACCAGATCTGTGGGTTTCAGGGCTTTGGGCTCCAACGTCTCGCCCATGTTGAGGAATTCAGTCCAGTTGGCGCGGAAGCCGTGGGAGTACACACCCGTGTCGATGATAAGGCCCCAGATGAGACTGCGTCCCGTTTTGTCCCTCAGAGCGATCCGAGCCTCACGCTCCGTTACGTTGTAGCTGACGTTGATCAGCTGCAGCACCAGCAGGTGGAGCAGTCCTCCTGTGACGATGCTGCTGTACCAGGCACAGGTGAAGCACAAGGCCGAGCTGGACAAACAAACAGGGTTAGACTTTCGATGACAGATGAATTTTTAAACTGACCTGTCACTAAACACAGTGACTGTAACTCGACACAGGCATTTCCAAAGGCTTTCAGGAGTTTACAATGTGTCACTGCATTGCGTGAGGTAGACAACTGACATCTCATAAGCTTAAAGTTTTCCTTAAACATTAAACACCTAGaattaaaaaagttaatgttacAAAGTAGGTTTGAAACTTTTTCTTGTCGCAAATTGCCAGCACTTTtactagttgttttttttttttcagtctagcagattattaatgtattcattatttatttattgctgagCTTTGGATTTAGTCAGACGCTTCCTGTAAGGACAAACCTTGTGCCTCTTACTCTCAATAAACCTTACCTGTACATAAGTACATCATAACTAATCCATTTCAactggattttttaaaacaatttttgttGAATTTGGAATGTAAACAATTTTAATAGTATAACACCTTTACAACTACATGTAATTTACAACAACatgtaattaaaacaaagaatGACAAATGTTCTCGCTGGACTGCAAGAACACCGCCCTTTTACTACACCCTGTCACCTACATGAGACGATCTAGGATTATAGCTCCATTCTTTATTCTTGTAGCGTAACCACCCTGCAGAGGCATCCGGATGTTATGATGTTATGGATACAGCCTTTAATTTCATACCAGAAGCATTTCTGTCTGCTCCTCTGCCAACTTTTTGATGTACTGTTCCACAAGATTGCTCTAAATTTCCTGTGAGAAATCTTCTACCCTTGTCACATCCTTGAAAACTTCTTGGATTTGGAATTGCAAAACCTTAAATTGTGATCCTTTtccataatatatataaaaaagcagCTATGTAAAAGGGTTCCCACCTGGACTGACTGTAGACATCGGGGCAGTAGAGCAAGGCGGTCAGGAGGCTCTGGGTGGGACACACACTGCGCAGAACCAGGCTGATCCCATACAGCGAGGTCAACAGGAAGAAGATGAGCGTCAGCAGGAAGCTGCGATGGTTGGCCTGACCCACACAGCTGTTAATCCTGTCCAAGCAACAGTACAGGTCAGGATTTGACTACAGCCTTCACACATATAACTGTATAATGCTTTagatttttcaattttttttttgtcctcccattttctccctaatttgatCTTCGGCAATTACGATCCTCACACCCTTCTCCCCTGTCATACGGATGGCTACACATGAGGTCTAACaagtgcttcctccaagacatgtgacaACTCCATCTGTCGACTCCGTCTTTTCAGACTGCCGCTCATTTATTGTAAAACACTCGGAGaactatccaccctcttccacatacaagctcacagacacccatgactggctagtgtcactatgtttgacaggtgagagagagtttgctatccctcccacccagagaacacagcTCTCTTGGGCTTCCAGATACAGACGGTTATGGCATTGGCTGGGTAGAGTGACGCTTTTCTGTAGCAGCACTCGGGAgagatattagatattttatGAAAGATTTGAAATTAGCAACTTATAATAACAGATTACTTCTTGTTGTACATTGTGAACGTGAGGAGTTACGTCCCGCATTAGGGCATATGCTTAGGTTTTTATAAACGCTGGCTCTGCTACTCTGCTACAAGTATGAAAGTTTTTAAATATCACCTGCTTAATTATTAAAAGGAATGTTTTCGCATTGATATTTTATACTTGACTTGAAATTTTTCAACTCACATTCAGTTAAGCTGTGATTCTCTATGTGGGACCCCTGCGGTCTGTGACAAAAAAAGTCCGAAAGTCAGAGttctgtgattttgttttaatgatgatgtgagATGGTCACTAAAACCCCCATCAACTATTATTGttaaagttatattttaattattacggttaaaagcaaaattattttaaactattttttttacactggaaGAGATCtctataaatgtaaagaaaaagcTGCATGtcttaaattacttttaaaataaaacacaaatgtatttaatttttaatttagttggtattaaatattaattttattttttctgagcTACAGTTCCCTGCTTTACccaatacattattattattattattattattattattattattttaataattattgttgTACTTATTTTATggttactttattattactttaagaatttattctttattatatttattattttgttttcctaGATATATTTTCCCTTATGCTGTTTATCATTTGCCTTCTattttgtaaagcactttgagctgcattttaatgtactaaagctgtaataataaatcattatttatttatttaatgttgttataATAATACTTGACCTATACCACAACGTAGTAAATGAGGATGCTGGCCAGAGAAAGAAGTGAAAGAAATGCACCAGACACAGTGATGGTCCAGGCGTAGGACACAAGCGCCGCAGATCCTGCAGTGGCCGGCTCTTGGAGGTTGCACCAGCTTGCAGAACGGACACCAGTTCCTCCTGCTGCTGTCTTTCTCCAGCACGCTGCCTGCCACAGCTCTGGGCTCAGCTCCCTGCTCAGCAGGACTCGTCCGATTGGCGATCACTACTTGATGCCGTGAGCCGTTGTGGTAGGCGGAGTCTACGTCCGGGGGAGGGCTGTGATACGTCACTGTGCTGTGCGTGTCAGCAGGACTGGGTCTGACGTAGCCTGGCCCTTTCTTGGTATGCACGAGGGCTATGAGGGTAAGCACCACGCCTAGCGTGATGATCCCCAGCTGTAGGTTAGTGACGTCGCCTCGCGGCATGACCTCGGTGAGGAAGAGGTAGTACATGTACAACAGGGAGAACAGTGCCAGGCTGAGGAAGAACAGCGTACGTCCTTTCTTGCGGTGGGTGAAGTAGTAATACCAAAGTACCATGCCGGGTAGCGCCGTCAGCACTATGATCCCCAGCAGGTAATGCAGAGCAGCGATGTGCAAGAGGATGGGAAGTAGGATAAGAGGCGGGATCAAGGACAGGTCAACTTTTTTAGCTCCTGAAATCCAGGGCACTCGCAGACGATCGGTTACCGTGGCTGCCACTCGAGATAGAGAGTCCGGGTTCTGGGGCTCTCTCTTCATCCATCTGTGAAACATCAGAGAATTTATTATAATAGGTGCAAATTCTCTGCTCTTAGTGGTTTAAGTAAATCAATCTGGCCAAGAAAACACACTCTGCTCTTGTTTCCATCATATACTACACAAACAGTACATTATCAGAGAGCCGCTACTACAATTGAAGTACCCTTCGTCCCTAAATGAATTGTGCTTGCTCTGTCACGTTCATCAATTCAGAATGTTCTGCCACTAAATCAAGgttcctgttctttttttattttcattttttaaagaaatcaggTTCCAAGACTATTCCTGGATATTTCAGGAACAGTCTTGGAACCTGAAATTCACTGGATGGACTGGATTAAGAGTCTTTATTTGGCCGGTCCGAGGCCACAGGTCGTGTGTTTGACCCACTTGCTCTAAAACCTATCTAACTCATAATTCTCTTATTAAGTGATGGCCGTCCATCCCACGCAGCTCCTCCCTCACCTGTCACAAGCCTCGTCCAGATCCTCACAGTCACAGCAGCACGCTGCCATGTGACTCCGCCCACCATGTCGATCCACATACTCACAGCAGCACAAAGGATCGTCCAGCTCCAGCGCCTTATTGGCTCGCTTCTTCATGATGGACGGCAGCTCATCCAATAAGCCCCAGAAGGTCATCGTTCACCTTTAGGGAAACGGGAAAAGCAGAAATGAATTGATGCCGGCAGCTTGTTTACACACTACAGCCTCATCCATTATACATCCTTTATTCCACTGCCAACATTTGCTGTAATGGCTCAGATTTCAGACTCAAGCGCTTCATTCAGTCTTGAACAATGTAGCCACACTATTGCGTGGCCTCAGCCCAGCAATCAGTCCATGAACCATGGGCCAAAAAAAGCTCAGGGTTTGATCCCAGCTGATAAGCTCCTGCTGCTGCCACTGTTCACCTGAGCAAGACATTTAACCTTGAATTTCTTGCTTCAAATGAAATGTCTCTGGTAGTGAGCAATGGCTGTCCCTTTGAGAAAATATAAAGCTGTGTGATACGAAAAATGAGCTCAGTGATGCTATAAATTACAGcacagtgtgattttttttaaacagtttgatTCGCCCTAACAGGGATTTGTGACATGGCGTCATTGTGTCTAGTAGGCGGAGtttaaagtgttaaattaacaGTTTTTTTGCTGGGTTTGGCTAATTTCATTACCACAGTTTAAGAGAAGACCTGTTATAGATGCCGTTTTATCCAAAACTCTTAAACATCTTGGctgacataaataaaatagtctGCATTTGTACCTGCAATGCT
This window contains:
- the zdhhc23b gene encoding palmitoyltransferase ZDHHC23-B isoform X1 encodes the protein MTFWGLLDELPSIMKKRANKALELDDPLCCCEYVDRHGGRSHMAACCCDCEDLDEACDRWMKREPQNPDSLSRVAATVTDRLRVPWISGAKKVDLSLIPPLILLPILLHIAALHYLLGIIVLTALPGMVLWYYYFTHRKKGRTLFFLSLALFSLLYMYYLFLTEVMPRGDVTNLQLGIITLGVVLTLIALVHTKKGPGYVRPSPADTHSTVTYHSPPPDVDSAYHNGSRHQVVIANRTSPAEQGAEPRAVAGSVLEKDSSRRNWCPFCKLVQPPRAGHCRICGACVLRLDHHCVWINSCVGQANHRSFLLTLIFFLLTSLYGISLVLRSVCPTQSLLTALLYCPDVYSQSSSALCFTCAWYSSIVTGGLLHLLVLQLINVSYNVTEREARIALRDKTGRSLIWGLIIDTGVYSHGFRANWTEFLNMGETLEPKALKPTDLV
- the zdhhc23b gene encoding palmitoyltransferase ZDHHC23-B isoform X2, encoding MKREPQNPDSLSRVAATVTDRLRVPWISGAKKVDLSLIPPLILLPILLHIAALHYLLGIIVLTALPGMVLWYYYFTHRKKGRTLFFLSLALFSLLYMYYLFLTEVMPRGDVTNLQLGIITLGVVLTLIALVHTKKGPGYVRPSPADTHSTVTYHSPPPDVDSAYHNGSRHQVVIANRTSPAEQGAEPRAVAGSVLEKDSSRRNWCPFCKLVQPPRAGHCRICGACVLRLDHHCVWINSCVGQANHRSFLLTLIFFLLTSLYGISLVLRSVCPTQSLLTALLYCPDVYSQSSSALCFTCAWYSSIVTGGLLHLLVLQLINVSYNVTEREARIALRDKTGRSLIWGLIIDTGVYSHGFRANWTEFLNMGETLEPKALKPTDLV